The region CGGTAAACATGTGCCGCATTTCAAACCCGGTAAAGAATTACGCGAGCGTGTTAACCCTAGCTAATCGTTGTTTGTTATTTTGGTCGGACGATTGAGTCTGACGGCTTAGCCTATATCAGGCAAGCTTGCTCATTTAACGGTTAAGACAGAGCGCTGTATCACTTTTACAGTAACTCGACTGGCAGGCATACGGTTTTTCCGTGATAATGCGGGTACTAAAATCATAAAGTTGAGAGGGTTACGTGAAGATAATTATTGGCCTCATTATTTTAGCCATATTGTTTGCCGTGGGCATTACACTCGGTACCCAAAACGATCAGCTGGTTCAGGTTAACTACCTGCTAGCACAAGGCGAATATCGTCTTTCTTCATTATTGGCAGTTATTTTTGTTGCGGGCTTTGTTATTGGCTGGCTGGTATTTAGTTTGGTGTTACTGCGCCTTAAGATGAACAACAAAGGTTTGCATAAAAAAGTTGAGCGCCAACAAAGAGAGTTAGCGGAGCTTAGGGCCTTGCCCATTAAGGATTAACAAGCTTTATGCTGGAACTGTTATTTCTGCTTCTACCCGTCGCGGCGGCTTATGGCTGGTACATGGGGCGCAGAGGAGTTCGGCAGGATGCTCAAAAAAAATCCAATCATTTTTCCCGGCAATACGTTGCCGGGTTAAATTTCTTGCTGTCTGATGAACCGGACAAAGCCGTTGACCTTTTTATTCAGCTGTTGCAAGTTGACAGTGAAACCATAGAAACCCACCTTGCCCTCGGTAACCTGTTTCGGTCCCGAGGTGAAGTTGATCGCGCAATTCGCATTCATCAAAACTTAGTGGCACGGCCTAATCTTTTGTGGGAGCAACGCCATTTAGCGATGCTGGAATTAGCGCGCGACTTCTTAGCCGCCGGTTTGTTAGACAGAGCCGAGCATATTTTATTAGAGCTAAAAAGCGACCCAGATTATCAAGAAGAAGCCTTAGACTTGCTGTTAGTTATCTATCAGCAGCTTAAAGATTGGGAACACGCCATTGTCATTGCAGAGCGTTTAAAAAAGCGCCAAGGATTAAAAGCGCTTACGCTGATTGGTCATTTTCATTGTGAACTTGCAGAGCTGCAATGGCGCAAACAAGACGCTAAAGGTGCCATTAGTCAGTTAAAAAAAGCGCTCAAGGCCGACTCCGGATGCGTAAGAGCCAACATACGGCTAGGCGCGCTTTATATGCAGCAGCAACTTTGGTCTCAGGCTCTTGTGCACCTGCTACAAGTCACCGAGCAAGATGCGGGCTTTATGAGTGAGGTATTGCGCCCATTGCAGCAGTGTTATCAGCAATTAGATAATGAAGCCGAGTTTGTGCGCCAGTTGCATTTGTGGGTTGGCGAAGACAGTGGTGCCAGTGCGGTATTAATGCTGTCCGATTATGTAGCAGAGGGCCAAGGCTCCCTCGCGGCGGAGCAAATGGTGTTATCGCAATTACAACGCCATCCGACCATGAAAGGCTTTCATCGCTTAATGTCTTATCAAACCCATAATGCGGAGCAAGGGCGGGCGCGTGAAAGCTTAAATATGCTCAGTAATTTGGTCGCAGAACAAATGAAATTAAAACCCAGCCATCAATGTAGCCAGTGCGGATTTTCAACGCGCTCTTTATTTTGGCAATGCCCATCTTGTAAACAATGGGGCAGCATTAGACCCGTACGTGGTTTAGATGGGGAGTAAGCTGCTAGCTGTAAGCTGTAAGCTGGAAGCTAAAAGAAAACCGATGTTTTTCGTAGTGTCGAATTTATTCGACCGCTGTAGAAAGAGTAGCTGGAAGCGTAAAACACCGTTTTTTGCCGTCTTATCGGACTTGCTCCGGTATCTTTATTCTGTGTTAGCAGTGGCTAAACGCTTATAGCTGATGGTTTACCGCTGCTCGTAGGACTTAATACTTAAAAACTGAAAGGTAACTTGGTATGCAAACTTCCACCCACAACGATCCTAAAATTCTGATTGCCCTCGATTATGCGGATCAATCATCAGCATTAGCGCTAGTTGCACAATTGGATCCTGCTTATTGTCGCCTAAAAGTAGGTAAAGAAATGTTTACCTTATTTGGGCCTGAGTTTGTGCGCACCTTAGTACAGTCAGGGTTTGATGTATTTTTGGATCTTAAATTTCATGATATTCCTAATACAGTCGCAAAAGCCGTAGCGGCGGCGGCTGAGTTAGGCGTGTGGATGGTAAACGTGCATGCCAGTGGCGGTGCGCGCATGATGAGCGCGGCGCGTGACGCCTTATTGCCTTATGGCGATAAGGCTCCTTTGTTAATCGCAGTGACCGTGCTGACCAGCATGACGGATGATGAGCTGACTCAAATAGGCATATTGCGCTCGCCAGCAGAGCAGGTATTGGCCTTGGCACGTTTAACGCGAGATGCCGGCTTAGATGGGGTAGTGTGCTCTGCTCAAGAAGCCAGCTTATTAAAAGCTGAGCTTGGCTCAGACTTTAAGTTGATCACACCCGGTATTCGCCCCGCCGGCAGTGCTGCAGGCGATCAACACCGTATTATGACGCCAGAGCAAGCCTTAGCGGCAGGCAGTGATTATTTGGTGATAGGACGGCCTATTACGCAAGCGGCCGATCCTGCTCAGGTGTTGGCGGCAATAAACGATGCATGTAATTACGGCCAGTCAGAATAAATAGAGTCGTGAACATTGGTTTTAGCATCAGGCGCATATAACGTATGCGCCTTTTTTATGATTAACATGCATAAAGGAATATAC is a window of Oceanisphaera sp. IT1-181 DNA encoding:
- a CDS encoding LapA family protein — protein: MKIIIGLIILAILFAVGITLGTQNDQLVQVNYLLAQGEYRLSSLLAVIFVAGFVIGWLVFSLVLLRLKMNNKGLHKKVERQQRELAELRALPIKD
- the lapB gene encoding lipopolysaccharide assembly protein LapB — protein: MLELLFLLLPVAAAYGWYMGRRGVRQDAQKKSNHFSRQYVAGLNFLLSDEPDKAVDLFIQLLQVDSETIETHLALGNLFRSRGEVDRAIRIHQNLVARPNLLWEQRHLAMLELARDFLAAGLLDRAEHILLELKSDPDYQEEALDLLLVIYQQLKDWEHAIVIAERLKKRQGLKALTLIGHFHCELAELQWRKQDAKGAISQLKKALKADSGCVRANIRLGALYMQQQLWSQALVHLLQVTEQDAGFMSEVLRPLQQCYQQLDNEAEFVRQLHLWVGEDSGASAVLMLSDYVAEGQGSLAAEQMVLSQLQRHPTMKGFHRLMSYQTHNAEQGRARESLNMLSNLVAEQMKLKPSHQCSQCGFSTRSLFWQCPSCKQWGSIRPVRGLDGE
- the pyrF gene encoding orotidine-5'-phosphate decarboxylase codes for the protein MQTSTHNDPKILIALDYADQSSALALVAQLDPAYCRLKVGKEMFTLFGPEFVRTLVQSGFDVFLDLKFHDIPNTVAKAVAAAAELGVWMVNVHASGGARMMSAARDALLPYGDKAPLLIAVTVLTSMTDDELTQIGILRSPAEQVLALARLTRDAGLDGVVCSAQEASLLKAELGSDFKLITPGIRPAGSAAGDQHRIMTPEQALAAGSDYLVIGRPITQAADPAQVLAAINDACNYGQSE